In a genomic window of Bradyrhizobium ontarionense:
- a CDS encoding alpha/beta fold hydrolase, producing MKRGITVLLSVSVLAAVGYFTASKWAIRHETVRLYDSSRDNRLVEVDVAVRRDKEMQAEAGMIKLPVAVLNHGNTVKFTEYSFLANVFAARGYMAVSIQHDLPTDAPMVTKVGEPYVGRLPQIQRGVANIKFAVEQMRELKPNADYDHLTVVGHSMGGDITMYFAKQYPDEVRKVVTLDNLRVPFVTEGKFKILSFRSKDPQFKADPGVVPSDDICEKEGITVVKTDFQHNDMRDTGPDDAKSSIQAMLDKFLADSDSASDIGPVKAKTPLLDPGPVAPYAPTGKTATSAKPLTH from the coding sequence ATGAAGCGTGGAATAACCGTTCTTCTGTCTGTCAGTGTCCTGGCCGCCGTGGGCTACTTCACGGCGAGCAAGTGGGCGATCCGGCACGAGACTGTGCGGCTCTACGATTCCTCGCGCGACAACCGTCTCGTCGAGGTGGACGTGGCCGTGCGGCGGGACAAGGAGATGCAGGCCGAGGCCGGCATGATCAAGCTCCCGGTCGCTGTCCTCAATCACGGCAACACCGTCAAGTTCACCGAATACTCCTTCCTCGCCAACGTATTCGCGGCACGCGGCTACATGGCGGTCAGCATCCAGCATGACCTTCCGACCGATGCGCCCATGGTGACGAAGGTTGGCGAACCCTATGTCGGCCGGCTGCCGCAGATCCAGCGCGGTGTCGCTAATATCAAGTTCGCGGTCGAGCAGATGCGTGAGCTGAAGCCGAATGCGGACTATGATCACCTGACCGTCGTCGGGCATTCGATGGGCGGCGACATCACGATGTACTTCGCCAAGCAGTACCCGGACGAAGTTCGCAAGGTCGTCACCCTCGACAATCTGCGCGTGCCCTTCGTGACCGAGGGCAAGTTCAAGATCCTGTCGTTCCGTTCCAAGGATCCGCAGTTCAAGGCAGATCCGGGTGTCGTGCCCAGCGACGACATTTGCGAAAAAGAAGGCATTACGGTCGTCAAGACGGACTTCCAGCACAACGACATGCGCGACACCGGACCGGATGATGCCAAGTCGTCGATCCAGGCGATGCTCGACAAGTTCCTGGCCGACAGCGACAGCGCCAGCGACATCGGGCCGGTGAAGGCCAAGACCCCGTTGCTCGATCCGGGCCCGGTCGCGCCTTATGCGCCGACCGGCAAGACCGCCACGTCGGCCAAGCCGCTGACGCACTAG